The Stenotrophomonas sp. NA06056 genome segment GCGCCTTCCAGGTAATCGAGCACGAAGGCAGTGTTGTAGCGTGCGGCGGCCTATCGCGCCGTGACGACGGATGTGCCGGTTTCTGCTGGGGGATGGTCGAGCGCGCGCTGCACCAGCACGGCATCGGCCGCGAACTGGCGCTGGCACGCCTGCACCAGGCTGCCGCTGATCCATCGATAGAACGCATCACGCTCAGCACCAGCCAACACACCCAAGGGTTCTACGCCCGCCTGGGTTTCCAGGTGACACGGGTGATAGCCGATGGCCACGGCGCGGGGATCGACGCCGTGGAGATGGAGCGGAGGGTGTAACCCTCCGCCCTGCCCCGGATCCACGCGAGGCGTGGATTCATTGCGGCCCTACTCCCCTCAGAAACCCACGCGCAGGTTCAACTGGCCACCGATATCGTTGCGGCCATCACCATGCTGGCCCTGCACGAACAGCGACAACTGGCTGCTGCGTCCCAGGCCGACCGCTACGCCGACCTGGCTGACCAGCGCATTGCGCGCCATCACGGCACTGTAGGCATCGAACGCATTGCCACCGACGGCGAAACGCTGCCGGCTGGCGACGTCGGTGTCACCGGACGCATGCTGCCAGCCCAGGCCGACCGTCAGCTGTGCGGGATAGCGCTCGCCGCTGCCCACATCCCAGCGGCCGCGAACGCCGACGGTGCTGACATTGAGCGTGTCCTTGCCGCCCTCCAGTACCAGCGCCGCACTGCCGCCCTGCTCCACCGCGCTATCGCTGTCCACCCAGTGCTTGGTGAACTGTACGTACGGTTGCAGTTGGGTCCTGCCATGGGTCCAGGTCCAGCTGCCTTCGATCTGGGCGATGGTGACATCCGCATCCTGGCGGCTGTGCAGGGTCTGGGCCAGCAGCGGCACCTCACGCGTGGTGCGCGTGCGGTAATCGCCGCGCGACACGCTGCCGCCGACCGCGAACCCGTTGTTCCACTCGCCCTGCGCATACAGTCCATAGGTGTTGCCACGCAGGCGTGCACGCGAATGGCGATCGTACAGCCGCGTGTCCAGGCGCTCGCTGCCCGCAGCCGCACCCAGTACCACGTGCTCGCCGAGCTTCCAATCCACGCCGGCCATCAGCGCATTGCGGTTGGCACGGATCTCATCGCCATTGCCATCACCGTCCTGCTTGAACACCTTGCCGCTACCTGCCAGCCACGCCGAAGCGCGTTCGCCACGCACGGTTGGCAGCTCGCTGCCCAGGCGCTGGCGGATGCCCTCTTCAAGGTAGTTGTCGTACAGCAGCACCGCACGGCTGGCCGCATGCACTTCACCGGAGAGCTGGTTGAACGCATTGCGCGCGGTGGCGGCATCGTAGGCCAACAGCGTGTTGTACAGCCCCAGCGCCGCGCCTGTCTGCGGCAGGCTGTCGAGCGCCGATGCCAGGCCCAGCTGGTTGCGGGTCTGTGCTGCCGTAACGAAGGCCGCTGTCTGCTTCACATCGATCTTCAGTTGCGCGGCATTCGGCGTGTAGATCGGGGTCAGTGACAGGAAGGCCGAGGTGGTGGTGGGCGGAACGAACTGCCCGCTGACGCCACCGCCTGCGTTGATGATCGTGTACTGCTGGCCCTGCTGGTAGCTGGTATTCGGGTCGATGGCATTGACCACCACCGATGCACCACCGATGCTCGCGCTGCCGCCCACCTGCACCACGTCACTGCCGGTAGCACCCAGGTCGACCGACAGCGTGCTGCCCGGCGCCAGGGTGAGATTGCCCCCCACGGTGATCGTGCCCGTACCGTTGCCGCCACTGCTGCCATTGCCTTGGCCGTTGCCCGGCGACAGCACGCCGCCACTGCCCACGGTGACGCCGCCAGCGCCGCTGCCGATGGTGCCGGTACCCGACAACGTGGTGCCGCTGCCGATGTTCCATTGGCCACCGATGGTGCCGGTGACATTCAGGCCACCACCGGTGACCTGACCGGTACCGGTGAACCCGCCACTACTGCCCCCCAGGTTGAGTGGACCCGGGCCGGCCTGCACGATGCTGCCTGTGCCACTGATGCTGCCACCCAGTGTCGTGGTGCCGCCGGTGTTGACCACCAGGCCACCATTGTTGGTGATGTTGCCGGCGATCGCGCCGCCGGCGCCGCCGTTGCCAATCTGCACGGTGCCGCCAGCGTTGATCGTGGTGCCGCCGGTATAGGTGTTGTTGCCGGTCAGGGTCAGCGTGCCGCTGCCCGCCTGGGTCAACCCGCCGCTGCCACTGATCACGCCGCCAAGCGCGGTGTTGCCGCCCACGTTGAACACCAGGCTGCCGTTGTTGCTGACGTTGCCGGCGATCGCACCGCTGGCCCCGCCATTACCGACCTGCAGCGTGCCGCCCGTGTTGATGGTGGTACCGCCGGTATAGGTGTTGTTGCCGGTCAAGGTCAGCGTGCCGGTGCCGGCCTGGGTCAGTCCGCCGCTGCCACTGACCACGCCACCGAGCGTGCTGTTGCCACCCACGTTGAACACCAGGTTGCCGTTGTTGCTGACGTTGCCGGCGATCGCACCGCTGGCCCCGCCATTGCCGACCTGCAGCGTGCCGCCGGTGTTGATGGTGGTACCGCCGGTATAGGTATTGTTGCCGGTCAGGGTCAGCGTGCCGCTGCCCGCCTGGGTCAGTCCGCCGCTGCCGCTGACGGTGCCACCGAGCGTCGCGTTGCCCGACAGGTTGACCACCAGGGCGCCGTTGTTGGTCACGTCGCCAACGATCGCCCCGGTCGCGCCGCCATTGCCGATCTGCAACGTGCTGCCGCCGTTGATGGTGGTGCCACCGGTGTAGGTATTGTTGCCGGTCAGGGTCAACGTGCCGGTACCGGTCTGCACCAGTCCACCACTTCCACCGATGGTGCCGCCGAAGGTGGTGCTGGCATTGCCGCCGCCGGTGGTCAGGGTGGAGCCGCCCAGCACCACGTTGCCGCTTGCAACACCGGCCAGGCCACCAATGCTCTGGTTGCCGGCTGCACTGATGTCCAGCGTTCCGGCGCCAGCCAGATTCACCGTGCTGGCCGAGGACAGGCTGCCGCCGGCAGCGACCGCCAGGGTGCCGCTGTTGATCGTCGTGGTACCGGTGTAGCTGCTGGCACCGCCCAGGGTCACCGTCGCTGCGCCATCCTTGAGCAGGCTGCCATTGCCAGCGATATCGCCATCCAGCGTCAGTGGCGTGCCACCGAGCAGGGTCAAGGTGCCGCTTGCCAGTTGCACGTTGTTGCCAAGGGTCAACGGCACACTGCCGTCCAGCGTGGCATCGCCACCCACGGTCAATGCGCCGGTACCCAAAGCACCGCTGCTGCCCAGCGACAGACCACCGGCATTGAGGGCGACTCCGCCACCGAAGGTGTTGTTGCCGGTCAGGCCGAGTACGCCCGCACCGTTCTTGACCAGGCCACCGGTGCCGCCGATGTCGCCGGCAAACGTGCTGTTGCCCGCCGCGTTGGTGGTCAACGTATTGCCACCAAGGCTGATCGTACTGCCGGCAACGCCGGACAATGTACCGATGGCCTGATTGCCACCGCTGGAGATATCAAACGCGGTACCGGCATTGGCCAGGTTCACCGCCCCGGTCGCGGACAGGCTGCCACCGGCACCGATCGCCAGCGTTCCGGCGTTGATGGTGGTGCCACCAGTGAACGTGTTGACGCCGGTCAGTGTCTCGGTGCCCGTGCCGGCCTTGATCAGGCCACCGGTGCCGCCGATCGAGCCACTGAACACACCGTTGCTGGCATCGCCGATGGTCAGCGTGTTCGCGCCGAGGTTGACCGTACCGTTGCCGATCAGCGTACCGAATACCTGCGTACCACTGCCCGCCGAAAGATCGAAGGTGGCACCCGTGGCCAGATTGACGATGCCGCCTGCGTTGAGGCTGGCGCCGGCACCGAGGGCGAGCGTGCCCGCGTTGATGTTGGTCCCGCCGGTATAGGTGTTGGTGCCGTTCAAAGTGAGGGTGGCCGCGCCGTCCTTGGTCAGGCTGCCAGTCCCTGACAGGTTGCCATTGAGCGTGAGATCGTTGCTCCCCAGTACGGTCAAGCCAGCGTTGAGCACCATGTTGTTGGCCAAGGTCACCGCACTGCTGGAATCGAGCGTGGAAGTGCCACCCACCGTCAGCACGCCCGTGCCCAGCGCAGTGTTGTTGCCCACCACCAGGCCACCGGCATTGAGGGTGACGCCGCCACCGAACGTGCTGGCACCGTTGAGGGTCTGTACGCCGCTGCCATTCTTGACCAGTCCACCACTGCCGGTCAGCGCGCCGTTGAAGGTCGTATCAGTGGTGCCTCCCAGGGTCAGGCTGTTGCCGCCCAGCGATACCGTGCTGCCAGCCACGCCCGCCAGCGAACCGATGCTCTGGTTGCCACCGGCAGAAATATCGAACGTGCCGGCACCTGCCAGGTTCACCGCACCGCTCGGTGACAGGCTTCCGCCTGCGCCGATCTCCAGCGTTCCGCTGTTGATGACGGTGCCGCCGGTGAAGGAGTTGCTGCCGGTCAGCGTGACCGTTGCCGCACCATTCTTGATCAGGCCGCCGTCGCCGGAGATCGCCCCGCCGAGGGTCAGCGCATTGCTGCCGAGCAGGTTGAGCGTAGCGCCCGCCAGCAGGCCGATGTCGTTGCCAAGGTTCGCAGCGATGCTGCTGTCCAGCGACGCATTGGCGCCCACGGTCAGTGCGCCGGTACCCAGCGCGGCATTGTTGCCGACCACCAGGCCGCCACCGTTGAGTGCAACCCCGCCACTGAAGAGGTTGGCACCGCCCAGCGCCTGGATGCCCGTGCCGTTCTTGATCAGCCCACCGGCACCACCGATCACGCCATCGAAGGTACCGTTGTCAGTGCCACCGAAGGTCAGCGTGTTGCCACCCAGCGCCACGGTGCTGCCGGCGACGCCGTTGAGCGCGCCGATCGCCTGGTTGCCCGCGGCCGAGATGTCGAAGCCGGTGCCCGGCGCGGAGAGCGTAACCGCGCCTGTTGCCGCCAGGCTGCCACCGGCACCGATCGCCAGCGTGCCCGCATTGATCAGCGTGCCACCGGTGTAGGTATTGATGCCGGTCAGTGTTTCAGTGCCGGTGCCCTCCTTGATCAGGCCACCGGTTCCGGCGATGGAACCGCTGAAGACGCCGTTGGTCGGTCCGCCGACGGTGATCGAGTTCGCGCCCAGGTTGACCGTGCCATTGCCGGTCAGGGTACCGAACGTCTGGGTGCCACTGCCCGCAGAGAGATCCAGGGTAGCGCCGGAGGCCAGATTGACCACGCCGCTGGCAGCCAGGCTGGCACCTGCGCCCAGTGCCAGCGTGCCGGCATTGACGTTGGTGCCACCGATATAGGTGTTCACGCCGTTCAAGGTGAGCGTGGCAGCGCCGTTCTTGGTCAGGCCGCCGGTGCCGGAGATCACCCCGTTGAGCGTCAGCGCATTGCTGCCCAGCACGGTCAGGCCGGCGTTGAGCGCGATGTTGTTGACCAGCGTCGCTGCCAGGCTGGTGTCGAGGGTGGCCGCGCCGCCCACGGTCAGCGCACCACTGCCCAGCGCCGCGTCATTGCCGAGCACCAGGCCACCGGCGTTGAGACTGACGCCGCCGCCGAAGGTGTTGGCGCCGGACAAGGTCTGCACACCTGCGCCCACCTTGACCAGACCACCTCCTCCGCTGATCACGCCGTCGAATGCCGCATTGGTGGCGTTGCCGAAGGTCAATGAATTTCCGCCCAGGGAAAGGCTGCTGCCGGTCACGCCCGCGAGCGCGCCGATGGTCTGGTTGCCACCAGCACCGGAGATATCCAGGCCTGCGCCAAGGCCGCCGAGTGTCACGCTGCCGCCCGCGGCAAGACTGCCGCCTGCCCCCAGCGCCAGCGTGCCCGCGTTCACCAGGGTGCCGCCGGTATAGGTATTGGCACCACTCAGAGTAAGCGTGGCGGTTCCGTTCTTGGTCAGAGCACCCGCGCCGGACAGCGCCCCGCCCAGCGTCAGTGCGTTGCTGCCCTGTATCGCCAGCGTTGCGCCCGATGCCAACGCGATGTTGTTGCCGAGTGCAAGCGCGATACCGGCGTCCAGCGATGCGTTGCCGCCCACGCTCAGCGCACCGGTGCCCAGCGCACCTGCATTGCCCAGCGTCAGGCTGCCGGCATTGAGCGCCAGGCCGCCGCTGAAGGTGTTGGCGCCGTTGAGCGTCAGTGCGCCGGCACCGTTCTTGATCAGGCTGCCGGTCCCGCCCACGGTGCCACCCAGCGTCAACGCGTTGCTGCCACCCAGATTCAACACACCGCCTGCGCCAAGGTTGACCGCATTGCCCAGCGCAAGCGGCACGCTGCCGTCCAGGGTTACGTTGCCACCGACGTTGAGCGCGCCGCTGCCCAGCGCGCCGGCATTGCCGAGCATCAGCCCACCGGCATTGAGGTTCAGGCCGCCGCTGAACGTGTTGGCGCCATTGAGGGTCAACAGGGCCGCGCCGTTCTTGACCAGGCTGCCGTTGCCGGACACCACACCTCCCAGGGTGATGGCCTGGCTGCCCGGCAATGTCAGCACCGCGCCCGCACCCAGCCCGACGTTGTTGGCAAGATTCAGCGCGCTCGATCCGTCCAGCGACACGTTGCCACCGATGCTCAACGCGCCGGTCCCGGCCGCTGCACTGCTGCCCAGCAGCACGCTGCCGGCATTGAGGTTCAGACCGCCGCTGAAGCCATTGGTGCCATTCAAGGTCAGCTGCGAAGCACCATTCTTGGTCAGGCTGCCGACACCGGAGATGTCGCCGGTCAGCGTGATGTTGTTGCTGCCGCCCAGGGTCAGTGCAGCACCAAGATTGACGGCGTTGCCCAGGTTGAGCGCGGTGGTTCCATCCAGCGTCGCGGCACCGTTGATGCTCAGCGCACCGGTTCCCAGCGCACCGCTGTTGCCCAGCAGCAGCCCGCCGGCATTGAGCGCAACGCCGCCGGTAAAGGTATTTGCGCCCGTCAATGTCTGTACGCCAGCCCCGTTCTTTACCAGGCCTCCGCCGACGCCACTGATCACACCCGCGAAGGTCTGGCTGGTCGCATCACCAAAGGTGAGGGTGTTGCTGCCCAGGGCCACGCTGCTACCTGCCACGCCGGAGAGTGCACCGATGGTCTGGTTGCCGCCAAGGGAGAGATCCAGCGCCGCGCCAACCCCCGACAGGCTGACGGCGCCGGTTGCGGCCAGGCTGCCGCCACTGCCCAGCGCTACGGTACCGGCTGCAACGTTCAAGCCGCCGGTGAAGGTATTGGCGCCGGTCAGCGTCAGCGTCGAAGCGCCACTTTTTATCAGGCTGCCGTTGCCACCCAGCACGCCACCCAGCGTCAGCGGCTGGCCGCCCAGCACGTTCAGCGAGCCACCGGCGGCAAGGTTGATGTTGTTGCCCACGTTCAACGCCGCACTTGCGTCCAGCGTGGCCGCACTGTTGATGTCCAGAAGACCGGTGCCCAGCGCTGTGCTGTTGCCCAGCAACAGGCTGCCGCCATTGACGACGACACCGCCGCCGAATGTGTTTGCGCCATTCAACGTCAACAGTGCGGCGCCGTTCTTGACCAGGCTGCCGTTGCCGGAAATCACACCATTGAATACCAACGGCTGCCCGCCCTGCAGCGCCAGCGAACCTCCGGTGCCAAGTGAAACGTTGTTACCCAACGCAAGCGCCGTGGTGCCGTCCAGGGTAACTGCAGCGCCAACGCTCAACGTACCTGTGCCCAGCGCGTTGCTGTTGCCCAGCAGCAGGCCGCCGCCGTTGAGGGCCACGCCGCCGGTAAGCACGTTGCCGCCCGCCAGGGTCTGTATGCCGGTACCCACCTTGATCAAGCCGCCCGTGGTACCGATGAAGTTGCCGGCGAAGCTGGTATTGCCCAGTCCTCCCAGCGTCAACGTGCGCGTACCAAGGTTGACCGTACCGCCAAGCCCGGCCAGCGACCCAACGGTCTGGCTGGCTGCCGCGGTGAGGTCCAGCGTGGTACCGGTGGCCAGCGTCAACGCACCGGTCGGCGACAGCGTGCCACCCGCACCGAGCGCCAGCGCACCACCGATGATCGAGAAGCCACCGGTCAGCGAATTGGCGCCGCCCAGGGTGAGCGTGCCCCCACCGCTCTTGATGAAGTTGCCCGCACCGGACAGCGATCCATTGAGGGTGAGCGCATTGCTCCCCAGCAGATTCAGGCTGCCTCCGCCATTGACGACAATGTTGTTGGCGAGATTGAAGGCACTGCTGGTATCCAGCGATGCGGCACCGCCTACCGTCAGGTTGCCACTGCCCAGTGCGCCCGCGTTGCCGAGCAGCAGGCCACCGGCATTGAGGTTTACGCCGCCGGAGAACAGATTCGCGCCGCCCAGGCTGACCACACCGGCATTGGTCACGGTCAGCCCGCCCGCCCCCGAAAGCACGCCACTCAAACCAAAGGCGTTGGTGCCGCCCAGCGTCAGCCTGCCCGTATTGAGCGCGAAGGGATTTGCAAGCGTGAGCCCGGCTGTCGATGCCGCGATGGCGCCGCCATTGACGTTGAAGGTGCCGGTACCGAACGAAGCTGCATTGTTGAAATTGACCAGACCATCGTTGATCGTGGCGCCGGTTCCGCCCCATCCGCCCAGCAGATTCCAGGTGCCGCTGTTGACGGTCAGGTTCTGGAAGTTGACGTGTCGGTTCCAGTCCAACGAGGTCACCGCGCCGCCGGTACCCGCCCCCGGGCCACTCGCACTGTTCTGCAGGACGAGACGGTTGTTGCTGGCCGAGCCACCGTCGACCACACCGGCCGCCGCCAGATTGACGTTGACGCTGCCGAGAACACCTGCAATCGCAATGCCGGCGTTGTTTACGCTGGAGCCGGACACCGCGGTGAAGGTATTTCCAGCCGTTGAATTGCCCAGGTTCACGCTGCCGTTGAGCGTGCCCGCGTTGAGGAAGGTATTGCCATTGGTTGCCGACGCAGAACCGCCAAAACCAACGCGACCGGTGATCGTTCCGGTATTGGTGAAGTGCGTCTGAGCGCCGCCGTAGCTGACGATGGCCGGAGCATCGGCGGTCGTGAACGCGCCGGCGCCGAAGATCGACATGCCCACGGTGCCGTTGTTGACGACGGTGTTGGTACCTCCGGACGCATTCTGCAGCACCAGCGCCTGCCCACCGAAACCCAGCAGGGAAAGGACATTGACCACGCCGTTGATCGAGCCACCGGCCTGGTTGTTGACGTTGATGGCGTTGCCACCGACCGTGGCGTTGCCCAGCACCATGCCCGATGCCGCCAGGCTCAGGCCACCGCTGATGGCGGGATCGACCGTGCCCTGGTTGTTCACGGTGATGCCGTTGCCATTCAAGGTAACCGCACTGCCGCCGACGATCGGCGGCACGCTGAGCTGAGCGCCCGTCTGGATATCGAGCGTCACGCCATTGATGCTGCTGGCCAGCGAATTGGTATTGGAGCCGGTCGCGCAGGTGACCGTGGTACCAACGGTATTGCATGCCGCAAATGCCGAGCCACTGGCCAGCGTGGCAGCCAATGCGACGGCCAGCTGTTGCTTTCTCAATCGCGGCAACCGCTGCGCGGCGACCGCACTTCCGCCGGGATTCTGGGCGACCTCCGAAGCAACCTGCATTACCCCGAGGGCGCGATTGAAAACCAGACGGTAAATGCGGTTCATCGGTAAATCTCCATGAAATGACCGGTGGCACAGCTGGCAGGTTTTTTCGAGGTGATGACGTCCCGCCCTGCTCCACCCGG includes the following:
- a CDS encoding GNAT family N-acetyltransferase — its product is MTPRPYRCTDIAACLSIFDSNVPTYFAPEERGDFERFLREQAKECAFQVIEHEGSVVACGGLSRRDDGCAGFCWGMVERALHQHGIGRELALARLHQAAADPSIERITLSTSQHTQGFYARLGFQVTRVIADGHGAGIDAVEMERRV
- a CDS encoding autotransporter-associated beta strand repeat-containing protein, with amino-acid sequence MNRIYRLVFNRALGVMQVASEVAQNPGGSAVAAQRLPRLRKQQLAVALAATLASGSAFAACNTVGTTVTCATGSNTNSLASSINGVTLDIQTGAQLSVPPIVGGSAVTLNGNGITVNNQGTVDPAISGGLSLAASGMVLGNATVGGNAINVNNQAGGSINGVVNVLSLLGFGGQALVLQNASGGTNTVVNNGTVGMSIFGAGAFTTADAPAIVSYGGAQTHFTNTGTITGRVGFGGSASATNGNTFLNAGTLNGSVNLGNSTAGNTFTAVSGSSVNNAGIAIAGVLGSVNVNLAAAGVVDGGSASNNRLVLQNSASGPGAGTGGAVTSLDWNRHVNFQNLTVNSGTWNLLGGWGGTGATINDGLVNFNNAASFGTGTFNVNGGAIAASTAGLTLANPFALNTGRLTLGGTNAFGLSGVLSGAGGLTVTNAGVVSLGGANLFSGGVNLNAGGLLLGNAGALGSGNLTVGGAASLDTSSAFNLANNIVVNGGGSLNLLGSNALTLNGSLSGAGNFIKSGGGTLTLGGANSLTGGFSIIGGALALGAGGTLSPTGALTLATGTTLDLTAAASQTVGSLAGLGGTVNLGTRTLTLGGLGNTSFAGNFIGTTGGLIKVGTGIQTLAGGNVLTGGVALNGGGLLLGNSNALGTGTLSVGAAVTLDGTTALALGNNVSLGTGGSLALQGGQPLVFNGVISGNGSLVKNGAALLTLNGANTFGGGVVVNGGSLLLGNSTALGTGLLDINSAATLDASAALNVGNNINLAAGGSLNVLGGQPLTLGGVLGGNGSLIKSGASTLTLTGANTFTGGLNVAAGTVALGSGGSLAATGAVSLSGVGAALDLSLGGNQTIGALSGVAGSSVALGSNTLTFGDATSQTFAGVISGVGGGLVKNGAGVQTLTGANTFTGGVALNAGGLLLGNSGALGTGALSINGAATLDGTTALNLGNAVNLGAALTLGGSNNITLTGDISGVGSLTKNGASQLTLNGTNGFSGGLNLNAGSVLLGSSAAAGTGALSIGGNVSLDGSSALNLANNVGLGAGAVLTLPGSQAITLGGVVSGNGSLVKNGAALLTLNGANTFSGGLNLNAGGLMLGNAGALGSGALNVGGNVTLDGSVPLALGNAVNLGAGGVLNLGGSNALTLGGTVGGTGSLIKNGAGALTLNGANTFSGGLALNAGSLTLGNAGALGTGALSVGGNASLDAGIALALGNNIALASGATLAIQGSNALTLGGALSGAGALTKNGTATLTLSGANTYTGGTLVNAGTLALGAGGSLAAGGSVTLGGLGAGLDISGAGGNQTIGALAGVTGSSLSLGGNSLTFGNATNAAFDGVISGGGGLVKVGAGVQTLSGANTFGGGVSLNAGGLVLGNDAALGSGALTVGGAATLDTSLAATLVNNIALNAGLTVLGSNALTLNGVISGTGGLTKNGAATLTLNGVNTYIGGTNVNAGTLALGAGASLAASGVVNLASGATLDLSAGSGTQTFGTLTGNGTVNLGANSITVGGPTNGVFSGSIAGTGGLIKEGTGTETLTGINTYTGGTLINAGTLAIGAGGSLAATGAVTLSAPGTGFDISAAGNQAIGALNGVAGSTVALGGNTLTFGGTDNGTFDGVIGGAGGLIKNGTGIQALGGANLFSGGVALNGGGLVVGNNAALGTGALTVGANASLDSSIAANLGNDIGLLAGATLNLLGSNALTLGGAISGDGGLIKNGAATVTLTGSNSFTGGTVINSGTLEIGAGGSLSPSGAVNLAGAGTFDISAGGNQSIGSLAGVAGSTVSLGGNSLTLGGTTDTTFNGALTGSGGLVKNGSGVQTLNGASTFGGGVTLNAGGLVVGNNTALGTGVLTVGGTSTLDSSSAVTLANNMVLNAGLTVLGSNDLTLNGNLSGTGSLTKDGAATLTLNGTNTYTGGTNINAGTLALGAGASLNAGGIVNLATGATFDLSAGSGTQVFGTLIGNGTVNLGANTLTIGDASNGVFSGSIGGTGGLIKAGTGTETLTGVNTFTGGTTINAGTLAIGAGGSLSATGAVNLANAGTAFDISSGGNQAIGTLSGVAGSTISLGGNTLTTNAAGNSTFAGDIGGTGGLVKNGAGVLGLTGNNTFGGGVALNAGGLSLGSSGALGTGALTVGGDATLDGSVPLTLGNNVQLASGTLTLLGGTPLTLDGDIAGNGSLLKDGAATVTLGGASSYTGTTTINSGTLAVAAGGSLSSASTVNLAGAGTLDISAAGNQSIGGLAGVASGNVVLGGSTLTTGGGNASTTFGGTIGGSGGLVQTGTGTLTLTGNNTYTGGTTINGGSTLQIGNGGATGAIVGDVTNNGALVVNLSGNATLGGTVSGSGGLTQAGSGTLTLTGNNTYTGGTTINTGGTLQVGNGGASGAIAGNVSNNGNLVFNVGGNSTLGGVVSGSGGLTQAGTGTLTLTGNNTYTGGTTINTGGTLQVGNGGASGAIAGNVSNNGSLVFNVGGNTALGGVISGSGGLTQAGSGTLTLTGNNTYTGGTTINAGGTVQIGNGGAGGAIAGNITNNGGLVVNTGGTTTLGGSISGTGSIVQAGPGPLNLGGSSGGFTGTGQVTGGGLNVTGTIGGQWNIGSGTTLSGTGTIGSGAGGVTVGSGGVLSPGNGQGNGSSGGNGTGTITVGGNLTLAPGSTLSVDLGATGSDVVQVGGSASIGGASVVVNAIDPNTSYQQGQQYTIINAGGGVSGQFVPPTTTSAFLSLTPIYTPNAAQLKIDVKQTAAFVTAAQTRNQLGLASALDSLPQTGAALGLYNTLLAYDAATARNAFNQLSGEVHAASRAVLLYDNYLEEGIRQRLGSELPTVRGERASAWLAGSGKVFKQDGDGNGDEIRANRNALMAGVDWKLGEHVVLGAAAGSERLDTRLYDRHSRARLRGNTYGLYAQGEWNNGFAVGGSVSRGDYRTRTTREVPLLAQTLHSRQDADVTIAQIEGSWTWTHGRTQLQPYVQFTKHWVDSDSAVEQGGSAALVLEGGKDTLNVSTVGVRGRWDVGSGERYPAQLTVGLGWQHASGDTDVASRQRFAVGGNAFDAYSAVMARNALVSQVGVAVGLGRSSQLSLFVQGQHGDGRNDIGGQLNLRVGF